The following are encoded in a window of Clostridium thermarum genomic DNA:
- a CDS encoding glycerophosphodiester phosphodiesterase: MTLNYAHRGASGYFPENTMIAFEKAIELGCDAIETDVQMTSDGVLVLIHDEDVSRTTDGSGLVKDYTFNNLRKLSAGSWYDKKFSSEKIPTAEELILLTKSKGIKVNFELKTGIVLYPGIEEQIINLIYKYNMEHHVVLSSFNHYSMVHCKEIDKNITTGLLYVEGLYRPALYCKSISCDAIHPDYHTVTEEIVREAKQNRILVNAYTVDDENIMKTMLSWKIDGIITNYPDKLAKLKEACQRKKSCEPSP, translated from the coding sequence ATGACCCTTAACTATGCCCACCGGGGTGCTTCAGGCTATTTTCCGGAAAATACTATGATTGCCTTTGAAAAAGCTATTGAGCTTGGATGCGATGCTATCGAAACAGATGTTCAAATGACTTCTGACGGCGTGTTAGTATTAATTCATGACGAAGATGTCAGTAGAACAACCGATGGATCTGGCCTTGTTAAGGACTATACTTTCAATAATCTTCGAAAACTCAGCGCTGGCTCATGGTATGACAAAAAGTTTTCATCAGAAAAAATCCCAACTGCCGAAGAACTTATTCTGCTGACAAAGTCTAAAGGGATAAAAGTAAACTTTGAATTAAAGACTGGGATTGTCCTATATCCCGGCATAGAAGAACAAATTATTAATTTGATATATAAGTATAATATGGAACATCACGTGGTTTTATCAAGCTTTAATCATTATTCTATGGTGCATTGTAAAGAAATAGATAAAAACATAACCACAGGTTTGCTCTATGTTGAAGGCTTGTACCGTCCTGCCCTATACTGCAAGTCCATCAGCTGTGATGCAATTCACCCCGACTATCACACAGTGACAGAAGAAATAGTCCGGGAAGCAAAGCAAAATAGGATTTTAGTAAACGCCTACACTGTAGATGATGAAAACATAATGAAAACAATGTTAAGTTGGAAAATAGACGGTATTATAACCAATTATCCTGATAAACTGGCCAAGCTTAAGGAGGCTTGCCAACGTAAGAAAAGTTGTGAACCGTCCCCATAA
- a CDS encoding helicase-related protein, with protein MRLLNNIKDEYNLYRAKLEQNDLRYIMEAEKKLIRHLSWIKSIFAEHAQNKKMLQELQGKKKLKAKEMRLRNDLIAEITVIEREWQFLEEDYGFIKELMLKSSRLLWEKYSHEHDIPHTFDEIIGSEKNLKFYYNQGIINTYKIRFVPKVLSDDIRKAFPDHPKDEFTEARAMHRQFYIHEGGTNSGKTYSSIMRLMSAESGLYLAPLRLLALEIFDRLNANNVPCHLKTGEEEIIIPAARHTSSTVEKVDLQHDYEVVVIDEAQMLADVQRGAAWTRAILGVRAKEVHICCALHATEIVKKLVEDCGDSWEVITHIRDTELTVERDEFRFPSSVKDGDALIVFSRRSVLTAAAALEEKNISCSMIYGSLPPETRRMQFEKFLSKENKVLVSTDAIGMGVNLPIKRVVFLEKDKYDGIKERPLYTSEIKQIAGRAGRKGIYDQGFVNTIYQEEKKQISHALTSHENPIEKAFLAPTEDILKVDGELETKLKVWASIDPIEEFYEKINVDRLINLISIIKQMGIFKRITQEEVFKCINIPFDEDEDAILYLWKDYVRIIAKDTDENTLFKPSFPEEELLNLEIYYRKIDLYYSFAKTFNMDMDEVWVKEERRRVAKLIDKHLKERIRRYKKHCRACGTPLPWNFMFPLCDRCHSLKVAGMLDEDDMDFGFEDLSCDDI; from the coding sequence ATGAGATTACTGAATAACATCAAAGATGAGTACAATTTATACAGAGCAAAGCTGGAACAAAATGATTTACGATATATCATGGAAGCTGAGAAAAAGTTAATCCGCCATCTCAGCTGGATTAAGTCTATTTTTGCGGAGCACGCACAAAATAAGAAGATGCTACAAGAACTACAAGGAAAGAAAAAGCTTAAGGCAAAGGAAATGCGTTTAAGGAATGATTTAATAGCGGAGATAACTGTTATTGAGCGGGAATGGCAATTCCTTGAGGAGGATTATGGCTTTATTAAAGAACTCATGCTGAAGTCCTCAAGGCTTCTTTGGGAAAAATACAGCCATGAGCATGATATTCCCCATACTTTTGATGAAATTATAGGCAGTGAGAAAAATTTAAAATTCTACTACAATCAAGGTATCATAAATACTTATAAGATCCGCTTTGTGCCTAAAGTTTTGAGTGATGACATAAGAAAGGCTTTCCCGGACCATCCAAAGGATGAATTTACTGAAGCTCGGGCCATGCATAGACAATTTTATATTCATGAAGGAGGTACCAATTCAGGTAAAACCTATTCCTCCATCATGCGGCTAATGTCGGCAGAAAGCGGGCTTTATCTGGCACCGCTGAGACTTCTGGCTCTGGAGATTTTTGATAGGCTTAATGCTAATAATGTGCCCTGTCATCTTAAAACCGGCGAAGAAGAAATTATCATACCAGCTGCAAGGCATACCTCTTCCACTGTTGAGAAGGTTGATTTGCAGCACGATTATGAGGTTGTGGTCATTGATGAAGCTCAAATGCTGGCAGATGTACAGAGAGGGGCGGCCTGGACCAGGGCCATTCTTGGTGTAAGAGCAAAGGAAGTACATATTTGCTGTGCTCTTCATGCTACGGAAATAGTCAAGAAGCTGGTGGAGGATTGTGGGGACAGCTGGGAGGTTATCACTCACATTAGAGATACGGAACTTACCGTGGAAAGAGATGAATTCCGCTTTCCATCATCTGTGAAGGATGGAGATGCCCTCATTGTCTTCTCCAGAAGGTCAGTTTTGACTGCGGCTGCAGCCCTAGAGGAAAAAAATATCTCCTGCAGTATGATATATGGCAGCCTGCCTCCTGAAACCCGAAGAATGCAATTTGAGAAATTTCTGTCTAAAGAAAATAAGGTTTTGGTATCCACTGATGCCATTGGCATGGGTGTTAATTTACCCATAAAGAGAGTGGTGTTTTTAGAGAAGGATAAATATGATGGTATAAAAGAGAGGCCGTTATATACTTCAGAGATTAAGCAAATCGCCGGCAGAGCGGGCAGAAAAGGGATATATGACCAGGGCTTTGTGAATACCATTTATCAGGAGGAAAAAAAGCAGATTAGCCATGCATTAACTTCACATGAGAACCCCATAGAAAAGGCCTTCCTAGCACCTACCGAAGACATCTTAAAAGTTGATGGTGAATTAGAAACCAAGCTGAAAGTTTGGGCTTCCATAGATCCTATTGAAGAATTTTACGAAAAGATCAACGTGGATAGACTCATAAATCTTATTTCCATCATTAAGCAGATGGGCATTTTCAAAAGAATCACTCAGGAAGAGGTATTTAAGTGCATCAATATCCCCTTCGATGAGGATGAAGATGCCATACTATATCTATGGAAGGATTATGTCCGCATAATTGCCAAGGATACAGATGAAAACACTCTGTTTAAGCCCTCCTTCCCGGAAGAAGAGCTCTTAAATCTTGAAATTTACTATAGAAAAATTGATTTGTATTACTCGTTCGCTAAAACTTTTAATATGGATATGGATGAAGTCTGGGTAAAAGAAGAGCGAAGACGGGTTGCCAAACTGATCGATAAGCATCTGAAAGAACGAATTCGAAGGTATAAAAAGCACTGCAGAGCCTGTGGTACTCCCCTGCCCTGGAATTTTATGTTCCCACTCTGCGACCGCTGCCACAGCCTTAAGGTTGCAGGAATGCTGGATGAGGATGATATGGACTTTGGGTTCGAAGACCTCAGCTGTGATGATATTTAA
- a CDS encoding ABC transporter ATP-binding protein: MDNILEVKNLSKSFQGFQLKNLSFTLERGFIMGFIGPNGAGKSTTIKLIMNLLKRDTGEIKVFGKDNLKCEKEIKNKIGFVYDENHYYEELTVAEMKSVVAPLYKHWDETTYKKYIKEFALPEKKKIKDLSKGMKMKFSLCLALCHGADLLILDEPTSGLDPVVRSELLEILSYIIQDEAKGVFFSTHITSDLDKIADYITLINNGELIFSLQKDEVLENYSIIKGGHQFIDSNIRAEFVGLKENSFGFEGLTGNKNKILKQLGNKIIVEKPTLEDIILYHTKNRIGGSQYV; encoded by the coding sequence ATGGACAATATATTAGAAGTAAAAAACTTAAGCAAGAGCTTTCAAGGATTCCAGCTCAAGAATCTCAGCTTTACACTGGAGCGAGGTTTTATAATGGGCTTTATAGGCCCCAACGGAGCTGGAAAGAGTACGACCATAAAGCTCATAATGAACCTTCTTAAAAGAGACACCGGGGAAATAAAGGTGTTTGGCAAAGACAATTTAAAGTGTGAAAAGGAGATAAAAAATAAGATTGGCTTTGTATATGATGAGAACCATTACTATGAAGAACTGACTGTAGCTGAAATGAAATCCGTAGTTGCACCGCTTTATAAGCATTGGGACGAAACCACCTATAAAAAATACATCAAGGAATTTGCCCTGCCGGAGAAAAAGAAGATAAAGGACTTATCCAAGGGGATGAAGATGAAGTTCTCTCTGTGTTTAGCTCTGTGCCATGGAGCAGACCTGCTGATTTTGGATGAACCCACCTCCGGGCTGGATCCGGTGGTAAGGAGTGAGCTGCTGGAAATTTTGTCCTATATAATACAGGACGAAGCCAAGGGAGTATTTTTTTCCACCCATATAACTTCCGATTTGGATAAGATTGCTGATTATATAACTCTCATAAATAATGGAGAGCTCATATTCTCCTTGCAAAAGGATGAGGTCCTAGAGAATTACAGCATTATCAAGGGTGGACACCAATTTATTGATAGTAATATACGGGCTGAATTTGTGGGTCTCAAAGAGAACAGCTTTGGATTTGAGGGCTTAACAGGAAATAAAAATAAAATACTAAAGCAGCTTGGAAATAAGATTATAGTAGAAAAGCCTACCCTTGAGGATATAATACTGTACCATACAAAGAATCGTATAGGAGGTAGTCAGTATGTTTAG
- a CDS encoding glycoside hydrolase family 2 TIM barrel-domain containing protein produces MKQKFMYNPPKNGYPEWNNNPEIYEINRMEAHATLIPYNTIEEALEGRRELSNYYKLLNGRWKFRFAESPSTREVDFYRDSYHCEQWDEINVPGHWQLQGYDYPQYTNITYPWEGKEDIKPPFAPVKYNPVGQYVTYFSVPDQWKKQPVYISFQGVESAFYVWVNGDFVGYSEDTFDPAEFDITPYLREGSNKLAVEVYRWCDASWLEDQDFWRLSGIFRDVYLYSTPQYHIYDFSAHADLDENYEDGRLTIKAKVTYYNVTGADENSHNDVNSALTLEARIYDKNRNEILEEPLSLKVDLNNVEYKVIEIKTDVSNPKKWSAEKPNLYTLVLILRDKDGQITETESCKIGFRKFEIKDGVMKINGKRIVFKGTNRHEFSCDKGRAIGYDEMLKDIILMKKHNINAVRTSHYPNNPLWYDLCDEYGLYVIDENNLETHGTWQRQGKITPETALPFDYPMWTPALLDRCNSMLQRDKNHPSILIWSLGNEAFGGENFIKMHDFFKEMDPSRVVHYEGVFNYRPSEAASDVESRMYAKPQDIEEYVRNNPKKPFMLCEYSHAMGNSCGNLFKYTELTDKYDIVQGGFIWDWIDQALRTKTEGGIDYLAYGGDFGDWPNDGNFSGNGIVFADRSLTPKIFEVKKCYQNVQIEAVNLETGDIRIINKFLFTNLNEFKLAWNVCKNGEEVIKGLQNIDVAPLQSQVINIPYPFMTKTSLDEEYILTVSLILKEDTPWAEGGHEIAFEQFLLPIPALEVIHQEIAGGNLNLVENENELKVQGEDFSVRFNKTTGNISSYIYKDFDIFREGPIPNFWRAITDNDNGNRLQDRAGLWRTEGQDKQLLHMAVKEGHDSVKVSIEYLLTSTRSRCRINYNILGDGTIDINEVLIPGENMPEIPEIGMMMVMDKKYENLQWYGKGPHENYWDRNRGAKIGIYQGKVAQQMVPYLKPQECGNKTEVRWAQVTDEKGRGIRVIGHPQLEINVLPYTPEELEGVDHHYKLPVSDKTVIRVNYKQMGVGGDDSWGARTHSEFTLPANRVYEYSYSIKPIV; encoded by the coding sequence TTGAAGCAAAAATTTATGTATAATCCACCAAAGAACGGTTACCCTGAGTGGAACAATAATCCTGAGATATATGAAATTAATCGAATGGAAGCACATGCGACATTAATACCTTATAACACCATAGAAGAAGCTCTGGAAGGTAGGAGAGAACTTTCCAATTATTATAAATTATTAAATGGAAGATGGAAGTTTAGATTTGCTGAGAGTCCATCCACTAGAGAAGTTGACTTTTATAGAGATAGCTACCACTGTGAACAGTGGGATGAGATAAACGTGCCTGGACATTGGCAACTGCAGGGCTATGATTACCCACAGTATACAAACATCACATATCCTTGGGAAGGCAAAGAGGATATCAAGCCACCTTTTGCCCCGGTAAAGTATAATCCGGTTGGTCAATATGTAACATACTTTTCAGTGCCTGACCAGTGGAAAAAACAGCCGGTTTACATTAGTTTTCAGGGTGTGGAGTCAGCTTTTTATGTATGGGTAAACGGAGATTTTGTAGGCTATAGTGAAGATACCTTTGACCCAGCAGAATTTGACATAACGCCATACCTGAGAGAAGGCAGCAACAAGCTTGCTGTAGAAGTATACCGTTGGTGCGATGCCAGCTGGCTAGAGGATCAAGATTTTTGGAGACTTAGCGGGATTTTCAGAGATGTATATTTATATTCAACACCGCAATACCATATATATGACTTCAGTGCCCATGCGGATTTGGATGAGAACTATGAAGATGGAAGGCTCACTATAAAAGCAAAAGTTACCTACTACAATGTCACCGGAGCAGATGAGAATTCTCATAACGACGTTAATTCTGCATTAACTCTTGAAGCAAGAATTTATGATAAAAACAGAAATGAAATACTGGAGGAACCTCTATCATTAAAAGTAGATCTAAATAATGTTGAATATAAAGTAATAGAAATTAAAACTGATGTATCAAATCCTAAAAAATGGAGTGCAGAAAAGCCTAATTTGTATACCCTGGTATTAATCCTGCGAGACAAGGACGGGCAAATTACTGAAACTGAGAGCTGCAAAATAGGCTTTAGAAAATTTGAAATTAAAGATGGAGTTATGAAAATTAACGGAAAGAGAATAGTCTTCAAGGGGACAAATAGACATGAATTCAGCTGCGACAAGGGCAGAGCCATCGGATATGATGAGATGCTTAAAGACATCATATTGATGAAGAAGCATAATATTAATGCAGTTAGAACCTCCCATTATCCGAACAACCCCCTATGGTATGATCTTTGTGATGAGTATGGGCTTTATGTAATTGATGAAAATAATTTAGAGACCCATGGAACTTGGCAAAGACAGGGGAAAATAACACCGGAGACTGCTCTTCCCTTTGATTATCCTATGTGGACGCCGGCCCTGCTGGACCGATGTAACAGCATGCTGCAGAGGGATAAAAATCATCCGTCCATATTGATATGGTCCCTTGGAAATGAGGCCTTTGGTGGAGAGAACTTTATCAAGATGCATGATTTCTTTAAAGAAATGGACCCATCAAGGGTTGTCCACTACGAGGGAGTGTTTAATTATAGGCCATCAGAGGCTGCATCAGATGTGGAAAGCAGAATGTATGCCAAACCACAGGATATAGAGGAATATGTCAGAAATAATCCCAAGAAACCTTTTATGCTTTGTGAGTATAGTCATGCCATGGGCAACTCCTGCGGAAATCTGTTTAAGTATACGGAATTAACAGACAAATACGATATTGTACAAGGCGGCTTCATCTGGGATTGGATAGATCAGGCTCTAAGAACTAAAACTGAAGGAGGGATAGATTATCTTGCCTATGGTGGAGACTTTGGAGATTGGCCAAATGACGGCAACTTTTCAGGTAATGGGATTGTTTTTGCTGACAGAAGCTTAACTCCAAAGATCTTTGAAGTTAAGAAGTGCTATCAAAATGTACAAATTGAGGCCGTTAATTTAGAAACTGGTGATATTAGGATAATAAATAAGTTCCTTTTCACAAATCTAAACGAGTTTAAGTTGGCTTGGAATGTATGTAAGAATGGCGAAGAAGTAATTAAGGGCCTGCAAAATATTGATGTTGCGCCGCTGCAGTCACAAGTGATAAATATTCCATATCCATTTATGACTAAGACTTCTTTAGATGAAGAATATATATTGACTGTCAGCCTTATATTAAAGGAAGATACTCCATGGGCTGAAGGCGGTCATGAAATAGCCTTTGAGCAATTTTTACTGCCCATACCGGCCTTAGAGGTTATCCATCAAGAAATTGCAGGTGGAAATTTAAATCTGGTTGAGAACGAAAATGAACTAAAAGTTCAAGGAGAAGATTTTTCTGTAAGATTCAATAAAACAACAGGTAATATTTCATCATACATCTATAAGGATTTCGATATATTCAGAGAAGGGCCAATTCCTAATTTCTGGAGGGCAATTACTGACAATGATAATGGAAACAGGCTACAAGACAGAGCAGGCCTATGGAGAACTGAGGGTCAAGATAAACAGCTGCTTCATATGGCGGTCAAAGAGGGACACGATTCTGTAAAAGTATCTATTGAATACTTATTAACTTCCACAAGATCTAGATGCAGGATTAATTACAATATACTTGGGGATGGAACTATTGATATTAATGAAGTACTGATACCGGGAGAGAATATGCCTGAAATTCCTGAAATAGGTATGATGATGGTGATGGATAAAAAGTATGAAAATCTTCAGTGGTATGGGAAAGGACCGCATGAGAATTATTGGGACAGAAATAGGGGAGCAAAAATAGGTATATACCAAGGCAAAGTTGCTCAGCAGATGGTACCATACCTAAAACCTCAAGAATGCGGCAATAAGACTGAGGTGAGATGGGCTCAAGTTACAGATGAAAAGGGAAGAGGCATAAGGGTCATAGGCCATCCACAGCTTGAAATCAATGTGCTTCCGTATACTCCGGAAGAGCTGGAAGGTGTAGATCATCACTATAAGCTTCCTGTCAGTGACAAAACTGTCATAAGAGTAAACTACAAGCAGATGGGAGTAGGCGGCGATGACAGCTGGGGCGCAAGAACTCACAGCGAATTCACCTTGCCGGCTAACAGAGTTTATGAATACAGTTATAGTATAAAACCTATTGTATAG
- a CDS encoding GntR family transcriptional regulator produces the protein MNIIISNSSQQPIYEQIVSQIKQAIMMGELREGEPLPSMRTLAKELQISIITTKRAYDELEAEGFIVTVQGKGTYVAPQNLELIKESRLKIVEESLTEAMEAGKQIGLSLDDFIDMIKLLYQSE, from the coding sequence ATGAACATCATTATATCCAACTCGTCACAGCAGCCTATCTATGAACAAATCGTGAGTCAGATAAAGCAGGCCATAATGATGGGAGAACTAAGAGAAGGAGAGCCCCTTCCATCCATGAGGACCTTAGCGAAAGAGCTGCAGATAAGTATAATAACCACAAAAAGAGCCTATGATGAGCTTGAAGCAGAAGGCTTTATAGTCACAGTTCAAGGAAAGGGAACCTATGTTGCTCCCCAGAACCTGGAGCTCATAAAGGAAAGCCGGCTGAAAATAGTGGAGGAAAGCCTCACGGAGGCCATGGAGGCGGGAAAACAAATAGGGCTAAGTTTAGATGACTTTATCGATATGATAAAACTGCTCTATCAATCAGAGTAA